ATTAAGACTTGAGACTGGGGGGCTAATAAATTTAAACTTGCTTTGACTTTTAATTGCGAAGAACGTTCGTTTTCTGTTAATCGTAATAACTTAATAGCTAAACGAGTTTTGAGTTGGGGAATTAACCGATGTACCGCCATTTTTACCGCTTCTCCTCCTTCGCCAACGGTATCGGGAAGTAATACTGAACCCTTGGAAAATAACCCATATCGTCCTTCAAATAAAGGAGATAAGGGTGCGTTTAACGCTTGAGCAATAGTGGTATCAGTAACACGACTGAGTAAATAATCCGCAGGTTGATCACTGGCTACAATTGTCATCCGAGAAAACCCCGAAAAAGCACTGGTAGCATCAACTCGTTCAATGCGATTTAATTTAGGGTCTAAGGCAATTTTTAAATTAATTTGTCGGGGTAAAATCCGAATCACTTCTTGTAACTGTTGCCCGGTTTGTAACTCGAAAGATGATGTTAAATCACTGGTTTTGATTTGCGCTTTGGCATTTAATCCCGTGCGGGAACGCAGTTGTAAATAGACAGGATTTTCTAAAGTATTAGACTCTGGTATAATCGTTAATATACTATTTAAACTATAGGAATCCAAGACAAAAGTAGGAAGCCCCGTTAATAAAATTTTGGCGGTTTTTCCATTTTCTTCAACGCCAGTAATTACACCATCAACGGGATGAAAGTTAACCCCTAAATTCCCCAAAGAAAATTCCCGTTCAGTTTTAACATTAGACCCCGTTAACGTGCGTCGTAGTTGGGGTTGTTGACAGGGCCCAACAATTTGTTCAACTTCCCCAGCCACTCGGCTAATTTGGGCGGGTAAGTTATCAGTTGAACTTGCCCCCCAGAGAGTTTGAGTTAAAGTATAGGTAAACAATCCTGCATTAAATCCATCCCAGCGACCTTCTGTTGCAACTTGGGAAGGTTTAGATGCGGCTAAAACTAATCCCGGTAATTGCCCCGGTTTTCGTTGTTCTAATTCTTCACGCGAAAGGCTTAAATGGGATAATAATTGATTTTGTAAATCCAGTTCTGCGGGGTTGACTTCAACGGTTGTTGGACGGTCAACTGCGCGAATTTTGAGAGTCCCTTGTTGATGATCACCCGGATAAATAAAACTTGTATCTAAAACGGTAATGACATCAGAAGTTGAAAGCGATCGCAATAACAACCATAACGTATCTTCTAAAATATCATTAACAGCTTCCTGTTCTGATAACGCGACATCAACAGGAAGGTAAGAATATTGAATTTGA
The sequence above is drawn from the Planktothrix serta PCC 8927 genome and encodes:
- a CDS encoding caspase family protein; translation: MGLKRREFLQQAGLLLAMLGIHERLYYRSYQALAQPTRRKLALLVGINQYPTVNRIEEPLQGCLTDVELQRNLLIYKFGFQPDDIVTLTNEEATRNQIESTFISHLIEQAQMGDLVLFHFSGYGSCIPRYNSVSSQPQIQYSYLPVDVALSEQEAVNDILEDTLWLLLRSLSTSDVITVLDTSFIYPGDHQQGTLKIRAVDRPTTVEVNPAELDLQNQLLSHLSLSREELEQRKPGQLPGLVLAASKPSQVATEGRWDGFNAGLFTYTLTQTLWGASSTDNLPAQISRVAGEVEQIVGPCQQPQLRRTLTGSNVKTEREFSLGNLGVNFHPVDGVITGVEENGKTAKILLTGLPTFVLDSYSLNSILTIIPESNTLENPVYLQLRSRTGLNAKAQIKTSDLTSSFELQTGQQLQEVIRILPRQINLKIALDPKLNRIERVDATSAFSGFSRMTIVASDQPADYLLSRVTDTTIAQALNAPLSPLFEGRYGLFSKGSVLLPDTVGEGGEAVKMAVHRLIPQLKTRLAIKLLRLTENERSSQLKVKASLNLLAPQSQVLIKRETQGILNQVNRENTQTVNSKSSSNQSIISASETIGIVTVAVGSRLQYQLQNQGDFPVYFLLFYCNSEGQTYIFNSVFDPQQQEIAAGKSLSLPPATIYSGNSSTEIIGELVKGPAGLAETHVILSQNPFITTLTNLDKNVKKNEGILKFNLVSNPLDLADSILQDLSLGSQPILDKMGIVTDDLALDINRWATLNFVYRVVG